The Deltaproteobacteria bacterium DNA segment GGGCCACCGCCGGACCAAGAACCGTCATGCCGTTGCGCCATCGCACTCACCATTTGTCGCGTGTCGCTTCATGCTTTTCATCTCCATTCCTTCCTTCGTCTGATCCGATGAGCAGGTAAGATATCATGCGATGTGGCACAAGTCCCGCCCTCTGCAACACGGCGGCCGAACATGGGTGTGCGACAAATCTGTGGGTAACGTGCAGCCGACCGGGCAAATCCTCACCAGTCTGACAGTACCGTGTACTGTCAGGCCGAGGCCCATGGCCGAAAGGGACGCAATTTGTCATCTTCCAGGCGCGCGGCGCCACTTCTTCAGCTGCTTCTCCCCGCACGATTGCGGTCTCTGCGCAGCCCTGCGCTTCGTAGTAGACCAGCTTGTCAACGCCGTACTTGGCCGAAAAACCCTCCACGACCTTGCTCTTATGCTGCCACACCCGCGTTGCCAGCTGTGAGTTCACCCCAATGTACAGCGTGCCGTTCCGTTTGCTGGCCAGGGTGTAAACGCAGAACTGCTTGTCCATAGCGCCAAACGCCAAACTGGATTCCCGCTTTCGCGGGAATGACGGCCTTTCGCGGGAATGACGGCCATAACACCGAACCACGTTACCCACAAATTTGTCGCGCACCCGCCGAACATCGTGAGCAGCTTGACCGCGGTGGCCGTGTCCGCCTGAGCGTCGGGAGCGACGATAGCCAGCACCTGCGTGCCTGCCAGCCCGAGGAGCAGCAGCAGAGAGTAAATCAGAACCTTGCGCATGCCGGTCGCGCTCCTGATCTATGATCATTCGCCGCGTGCAAAAGGCCTCCGGTGAACGACGGCAGACGAGCCCGCGTCCGTGACCATTGCGGAGATCTCTGGTAAGAGGCGAAGCGGCACAAGCAAGGCAAACCTGGTGCTGAGGCTTGAGTAAGGAGGAGAAGCCATGCGCGGCAAATTCCAGACCGCGGATTCGGGCGGAGATGCTGGAGACAGCGTTCGCGCGGCTCCAAGAGTGTGAGTGTCATACTATGCCTGTCATCGACAAGGGGAAGCTGGTCGGGCTGGTCACGATGGACAACGTTGGAGAGTTCCTGATGATCCAGGCCGCCCTTGGGGGAGCGCCAGCTCGATCGGTTCGTCATGAAGCCCACGCGTGACGGCGGCGAACCCGCGCAAGACGATCGCACGGGCCGCAGGCGCAAAACTCCTGTCGCGAGGCAAACCCCCGGATCATCCCTCCGCGCCATGCTGTTCCCGCAGTTGTTCGATCCCGTTTCCTCCACTTACACCTACCTGCTCGCCGACGAGGCGACGCGGCGAGGCCTCCTCATCGGCACGGTCTTCGAGCAGTTCGAACGCGACCGCGCGCTGCTGCACGAGCTCGGGCTCACCCTCAGCCACACGATCGAGACCCACGTGCACGCCGACCACTTCGCGCCGCGCTCGGCAACCGCGGCGGGTTGCCACGCCGCGTGGGCACGGTAGCGACATGGATCTGCCGTATTACCCAGTGAACGACTTCGAGCCGCTGATGAAGGGGATGGTCATCGGCGGGATGGGCATCGTCCACGTGTTTCTGGCGCAGTTTGCCATCGGGGGTGGCTTGCTGATGTGCTACTTCCAGTGGCTGGCGCACACCCGCCGCGTGCCGCACGCTCGGAAGTTTCTCGAAGGGTACTTCCAGTTTCTCGTGCTCGTCAGCTTCGTGGTCGGCGCGCTCACCGGCGTCGGCGTGTGGTTCACGAGCATCCAGGTGAGTCCGCGTACCATCGGATTGATGGTCGATGAGTTCCACTGGGTGTGGGCGACCGAGTGGACGTTTTTCTGTCTCGAGGTGGTCGCGGGCTACGCCTTCTATCGCTACGCGCCGGTGCTGACCGATCGCAGTCGCATGACCCTGCTGCTGCTGTACTCGGCCGCCGCCTGGTTCAGCCTGTTCTGGATCAATGGCATCCTCTCGTGGCAGCTCACGCCCGGCCGCTGGACGGCGACGCAGCAGGTGTGGAGCGGCTTTTTCAATCCCAGCTTCTGGCCTTCGCTGATCTTCCGCACTATCGTCGCGATGACGATCGCCGCCCTGGTGGCCTGCGCGGTCATCAACGCGATGCCCGATCTCGATCGCCACGCCCGCACGATGCTCATCAATCGCGCCGCCAACTTCCTCGCGCCCATGGCGCTGATGCCGGCGCTCGGGGCCTGGTACCTGCTGGTCATCCCGCGCGACAGCCGCGTGTGGGTGCTGGGCGGCAGCGCCGCCATGACGATGTTCCTCATGCTGGCGGTGGGCACCTCGCTACTCATCGGCCTGTACGCGGCCGTCGGGCTGATTCGCCAGAAGCTTTACATCAATGGGGCGACCGCAACGCTGCTGGTCGCGCTGGCATTTGGTGCCACCGCTGGCGGCGAGTTCGTGCGCGAAGGCGTCCGCAAACCGTACACGGTTCGCGATATCCTGTACTCCAATGCGATGACGCAGCCAGACGTCGAGCGGCTGCGCCGCGTCGGCTCGGTCACCCATGATCCGTACCCGCTGCGCGATGCGGCGAGCTACCCGAACGATCAGATCCGGCTGGGCGCCAAGGTCTATCGCTTCCAGTGCAGCGTCTGCCACACGCTCGCAGGCGCCAACGGAATCATCCACCTCGCCGGGTCGTGGACCGTGGAGCAGAAGCGGATGAACATTGCCAAGCTGCAGCGGACCAAAGCCTTCATGCCGCCCTTCGCCGGCACGGCGGCTGAGCTGGAGGCCTTGGTGCAGATGCTCTCGTGGGTCAAGAGGGGCCGCCCGGCCACTTGGCCGCTGGCGGACGATCCGGACACGCTCGCGCAGATCGACCGCTGGCTGGCCGAGGCGGGGACGGCGCCAGGGATTGCGCGCCGCGCATACCGCGCGGCCGGGGTGCGCTGATGGATGCGCCCTTTCCATTCGGATTCCCGGGCGCTACCGCCTTCTACCTGACCTTCTACGTGCTCACCCTGGTGATCCACGTGCTGTTCATGAACTACGTCCTGGCTGGGACGGCGTACCTTGCGGTGGTGACCTTGTTCACCGGCGGCGCGGCGGCCGCCCGCGAGCGCAGCACGACGGCGCTGGTGTTGCGGGACTGGATGCCGTTTGCATTGAGCGCCGCGATCACGGCGGGCGTGGCGCCGCTGCTGTTCGTGCAAATCCTCTATCAACGGCAATTCTACTCGGCCAACCTGCTCCTGTTTCATCGCTGGATGGCGATGCTCCCCGTGCTCATCGTTGGCTTCTATCTCCTCTACCTGCTGAAGAGCCGGCGCATTGGCGAGTGGGCGGCAGCCGCGCGTGCGGCCCTCGGCGGCGGGGCGTGGCTGTGCTTCGTGTTCGCGGGCTACTCGTGGACCGAAAACCACCTGCTCAGTACGCACGAGAGAGTGTGGGCGGGCTTCTACGCGTCCGGGGCACAGATCTACCGCAGCCCTGAGCTGCTGCCGCGCTTGGCGGTGTGGTTCGTCGGAGCGATCCCGACGCTGGCGGTTCTCGTGGCGTGGCAATTGTGGTTGAGGCAACGCGCCGGGCGGAGGCTGCCCCACGCTGAGCTGTCGCGCTTGGCGTTGCTGGCCGTCGGCGGTCTGGTCCTCAGCGCGGCGTGCGGCGGGCTCTACTATCTAACGATGGAGGAGGCCGCGCGCCGGCAGCTCACCGGAGCCCTGGCAAGTCCGTATCTGGTTGCTGCGGTGTTCGGCTTGGTCCTGCAAGTGGTCGCCTGGGTGGCACAGTGGCGCCGCCCGTGGGTGAGCGTGGTGTGGCTGGGCGTGGCATCGATCGGCGTGCTGATCACCGTGGTCGGCGTCACCGTGGTGCGCGAAGCGATCCGACTATCTGCGGTCGATATCGGGGCGCTCTACGAGCAGCACGCGCGCGCCGCGGCGGTGGGTGGGCTGCCCGTATTCCTCGTCTGCTTCGTGATCAACGCCGCCCTGATCGCCTGGTGCATCGCGCTGGCCCAAGGCCGGCGGCGGACAAGTGCGGCTCGCTGAGTTGACATGTCCTCTCATGCCCGGCGCCTTCGGGACGCCGGTTTGCTGAGGTTGCGGAGGTAGCCCAACTTCCGCATTGTTGAATCAAATGGCGGGATTTCTTGCACGCGTGATCGGCCCGGTCCGGCCCGCCTATCTGCCGGTGCTGATCACCTACTTCGCGTACGGTGCCAGCTCGATCACGAGCGTTGGGCTTCTTTATCTTCAAAAGGACACGCTCGGCATCACCCCCGCCGAGGCGGCACACATCGGCTTCTGGATCGGCCTGCCGTGGAGCATGAAAATGGTGGTCGGGGTCTCCTCGGATCGCTATCCCATCTTCGGCAATCGCCGCGTACCGTATCTGTTGCTCGGTAGTTTCCTCTCCTTCGGTGGCTATGCCGCGCTGGCGACGGTGGTGAGCACGAAGGCGGCGTATCTCGCGGCGACGGTGATCATCGCCGTGGGATTCATGGTCCAGGACGTGGTGGCCGATGCGCTGAGCGTCGAGACTGCCGAGTCCGACGAAGATGTCGCACAGATTCAGACACTCGGCCGCATGGCGCTCCTCACCGGTACGATCAGTGTCGGGTATCTGAGCGGTGTTCTGACGCAATGGATCGGACCGCGTGGAGTTTGTGCGGTAGGGGCGGCGCTTCCCGTGCTGGTTGCGGTGGCGGCGTTGTTCGTGCGCACCAAGCGCGCGGCGGAGCGGCCCCCGACCGACGGACCGCTCGCCGGTCACAACGCCTCGATCATCATGCTGGTGGGATTTGCCTACGCGGCGGTGAGCGTGGCGCTCGAAGCGCTCGCCGTGCCGTATGGGCAGGAGATCATCTTGATCGTCTCGGCCGTACTGATCGGTTTGCTCCTCTGGCAGGTCGGCGTTACGCGCGCCGTCGTGCTTGCGGCCCTGGTGATCTTCCTCTTTCGCGCCACGCCCGGCACCGGACAGGGCTACAGCTACTGGGCCATCGACCAGCTGGGATTCGACGAGCGCTTTCTCGGCATCCTCGCCCAGGTCGGCTCCGTCCTGAGCCTCGTCGGGCTGGCGGTCTTTCGCAAACCCATCACGCATCGTCCGGTGAGCGTCACGCTCCTCTGG contains these protein-coding regions:
- a CDS encoding cytochrome c; protein product: MDLPYYPVNDFEPLMKGMVIGGMGIVHVFLAQFAIGGGLLMCYFQWLAHTRRVPHARKFLEGYFQFLVLVSFVVGALTGVGVWFTSIQVSPRTIGLMVDEFHWVWATEWTFFCLEVVAGYAFYRYAPVLTDRSRMTLLLLYSAAAWFSLFWINGILSWQLTPGRWTATQQVWSGFFNPSFWPSLIFRTIVAMTIAALVACAVINAMPDLDRHARTMLINRAANFLAPMALMPALGAWYLLVIPRDSRVWVLGGSAAMTMFLMLAVGTSLLIGLYAAVGLIRQKLYINGATATLLVALAFGATAGGEFVREGVRKPYTVRDILYSNAMTQPDVERLRRVGSVTHDPYPLRDAASYPNDQIRLGAKVYRFQCSVCHTLAGANGIIHLAGSWTVEQKRMNIAKLQRTKAFMPPFAGTAAELEALVQMLSWVKRGRPATWPLADDPDTLAQIDRWLAEAGTAPGIARRAYRAAGVR
- a CDS encoding GIY-YIG nuclease family protein; its protein translation is MDKQFCVYTLASKRNGTLYIGVNSQLATRVWQHKSKVVEGFSAKYGVDKLVYYEAQGCAETAIVRGEAAEEVAPRAWKMTNCVPFGHGPRPDSTRYCQTGEDLPGRLHVTHRFVAHPCSAAVLQRAGLVPHRMISYLLIGSDEGRNGDEKHEATRDKW